From bacterium, a single genomic window includes:
- a CDS encoding right-handed parallel beta-helix repeat-containing protein produces the protein MRSVYAIVIVVSVVVGGALNALWATIRMVPEQYPAGINAAIAAAQDGDVISVWGPPPGQPLYPPYHYYENVNFNNKNLVVASRCFLPGWTGCTPTYDSVVINGQQLGSVVTMAGSEDDVLEGFTIRNGSASGYGGGVICNEGSILNNHILDNFAELGGGGLFFGNYAGACWIHDNLIEDNSTSGYGGGILVHARGCSIRRDTVRNNTASNRGGGINLVFQSEDGGSLTPPPDDSVTDNVVVGNHLTTSDALGGGILAWGYPMAARRNVVMDNDSNGVYVYFPLVGGGGSPTDLGDAGDPGFNILMGNDSHDLVVEFATEPITQIHAVGNYWGYLDTHTIRGRILSDPPNDVLFDPVAASSKWFDVDLEPLSTCSTGVLVTGDLQVTRSLTIVEGETLVFYHTPDTPLSSLTDLVVSGSGTVLTSAGTAENMIEYVPQRVDPLGLDYWYGVRVLAPADAQFSGSEVRRAYWGIDVGPGGSAEVTDSRLDSCLYAGASCQSGALDVELSNVSYNGVYGVRYQTDNTLHHCGVAQCTLNYNGIAGVSIVGPGTSNVLAPNQISANLIDGGGITLHGIEAADNASWTSIGNNQVTGCDQAGIAITSSAPGLDGNQVSGCNMSGIELTSCSPTLRVQNNTVQNNNEGIACIDGSSPKVRGNLVSQHICGVYCDQTSAPDLGTVEDPGMNSILMDNYYWVVKLANPLYPDSVMAQLNWWGTDDVNSYGGKFQGHVDSFPWLHGPPQDGGQQSAGAVSLRLVTGLDRLQPMPMRSTARIPFQVARAGQVALSIVDVSGRLVRTLVRGERGAGRYNPTWNRTDDRGRRVAAGVYFCTLDAEKRHFCRKVVLTK, from the coding sequence ATGCGCAGTGTGTATGCGATTGTGATCGTGGTTTCGGTGGTAGTCGGCGGCGCGCTGAATGCTCTGTGGGCAACCATCAGGATGGTGCCGGAGCAGTACCCTGCGGGTATCAATGCTGCTATCGCTGCCGCACAAGACGGCGACGTGATTTCGGTTTGGGGCCCGCCGCCGGGCCAGCCGTTATATCCGCCGTACCACTACTATGAGAATGTGAACTTCAATAACAAGAACTTGGTTGTCGCAAGCCGGTGCTTTCTACCGGGATGGACGGGCTGCACTCCTACCTACGACTCGGTGGTCATCAACGGCCAACAACTCGGCTCAGTCGTGACGATGGCAGGTTCTGAGGATGACGTGCTGGAGGGGTTCACGATCCGGAATGGGAGCGCCTCCGGCTACGGAGGTGGGGTCATCTGCAACGAGGGCTCCATCCTGAATAACCACATTCTGGACAACTTCGCCGAGTTGGGCGGGGGCGGGTTGTTCTTCGGGAATTACGCCGGCGCTTGCTGGATACACGATAATCTGATCGAGGATAACAGCACTTCAGGGTATGGCGGTGGCATTCTGGTGCATGCCAGGGGTTGCAGCATCCGGCGGGATACCGTCAGAAACAATACGGCTTCAAACCGCGGCGGCGGAATCAACCTGGTTTTCCAGAGCGAGGACGGCGGGTCGCTTACGCCGCCGCCGGACGACAGCGTCACGGACAACGTCGTTGTCGGTAATCACCTGACCACGTCGGATGCGCTAGGTGGCGGCATTCTTGCATGGGGCTATCCCATGGCGGCTCGCAGGAACGTGGTGATGGACAACGACAGCAACGGCGTCTACGTGTACTTTCCTCTCGTTGGCGGCGGTGGTTCGCCTACGGACTTGGGCGATGCCGGTGACCCGGGTTTCAACATCCTGATGGGAAACGACAGTCACGACCTCGTAGTCGAATTCGCCACGGAACCGATCACCCAGATCCACGCAGTTGGCAACTACTGGGGATATCTGGACACACATACGATACGCGGGCGGATATTGTCCGATCCGCCCAACGACGTGCTCTTCGACCCGGTGGCGGCGTCCAGTAAGTGGTTCGATGTCGATCTCGAACCACTTTCTACCTGCTCAACCGGCGTGCTGGTGACCGGTGATCTGCAGGTGACGCGTTCGCTTACTATCGTTGAGGGTGAGACGCTAGTGTTCTACCACACCCCTGACACGCCTCTCTCGTCTCTCACCGACCTGGTTGTGTCAGGTTCGGGTACGGTGCTGACTTCGGCCGGCACGGCTGAGAACATGATTGAGTACGTGCCACAGCGTGTGGATCCTCTCGGGCTGGACTACTGGTACGGAGTCAGAGTGCTTGCGCCGGCGGACGCACAGTTTTCTGGGAGCGAAGTCAGACGGGCCTACTGGGGAATCGACGTGGGGCCAGGTGGGTCGGCAGAAGTGACGGACTCAAGGCTCGACAGTTGTCTGTACGCGGGCGCCAGTTGCCAGTCAGGGGCATTGGATGTGGAACTGAGCAACGTCTCATACAATGGGGTTTACGGAGTCCGGTACCAAACGGACAACACGTTGCACCACTGCGGTGTGGCTCAGTGCACCCTCAACTACAACGGCATCGCTGGCGTGTCCATCGTTGGACCTGGAACGAGCAACGTTCTCGCGCCGAACCAGATTTCGGCCAATCTGATAGATGGCGGTGGTATCACGCTGCACGGGATTGAAGCCGCGGACAATGCAAGTTGGACCAGTATCGGTAACAACCAGGTCACCGGGTGCGACCAGGCGGGCATCGCGATCACGTCATCCGCGCCAGGGCTGGATGGAAATCAGGTTTCCGGGTGCAACATGTCCGGGATTGAACTCACTTCATGCTCGCCTACGCTGCGAGTACAGAACAACACGGTGCAGAACAACAACGAGGGCATAGCCTGCATTGATGGATCGAGTCCGAAGGTCCGGGGTAACTTAGTGAGCCAGCATATCTGTGGTGTGTATTGCGACCAAACTTCGGCTCCCGACCTTGGGACCGTGGAAGACCCTGGCATGAACAGTATCCTCATGGATAACTATTACTGGGTCGTCAAGCTGGCGAACCCACTGTACCCGGACTCGGTGATGGCCCAGCTCAACTGGTGGGGCACCGATGACGTCAACTCGTACGGTGGGAAGTTCCAAGGTCACGTCGACTCCTTCCCGTGGTTGCATGGTCCCCCGCAGGACGGCGGACAGCAAAGCGCGGGCGCAGTGTCGCTACGCTTGGTGACAGGTCTGGACCGACTGCAGCCGATGCCAATGAGAAGCACGGCTCGCATTCCGTTCCAGGTCGCTCGTGCCGGGCAGGTAGCGCTCAGCATCGTGGACGTCTCCGGCCGGTTGGTTCGAACGCTCGTGCGTGGTGAACGCGGGGCCGGTCGGTACAACCCGACATGGAATCGCACCGACGACCGTGGAAGACGAGTTGCGGCCGGGGTCTACTTCTGCACGCTCGACGCTGAGAAGCGACACTTCTGCCGGAAAGTGGTGTTGACCAAATAA
- a CDS encoding DNRLRE domain-containing protein has protein sequence MREGTRTVVILLAIIAVAGVRSALGETLSVGLSDVAVIAGNVGKNDVARVVLHVNVPEPVLNASIDFAELTFPAFLSDTSKDAVTVVTHCAQTRWQRDRVTWTEPWKRQGGDFDSVGCAWYASVPGRKHAVVLDITKAVRSWQHGRENCGLFLKRPEHEGGGFLGERERLRAALNSARVKFYYTPGQE, from the coding sequence ATGAGAGAAGGAACAAGAACAGTGGTGATACTACTCGCAATCATCGCGGTTGCGGGTGTGCGCAGCGCACTGGGCGAGACTCTTTCCGTCGGGCTCAGCGACGTCGCCGTGATAGCGGGCAACGTCGGGAAGAATGACGTGGCGCGTGTCGTGCTCCACGTGAACGTACCCGAGCCGGTGCTCAACGCCAGCATCGACTTCGCGGAACTCACATTCCCTGCATTTCTAAGTGACACAAGTAAGGACGCCGTCACAGTCGTAACCCACTGTGCGCAGACGCGATGGCAGCGCGACCGAGTGACGTGGACAGAGCCGTGGAAGCGGCAAGGCGGCGACTTTGACTCGGTGGGCTGTGCATGGTACGCGTCGGTGCCGGGCCGCAAGCATGCAGTTGTGCTCGACATCACCAAAGCCGTCCGAAGCTGGCAGCACGGTCGGGAGAACTGCGGGTTGTTCCTGAAGCGGCCAGAACACGAGGGGGGTGGTTTCCTGGGCGAGCGCGAGCGCCTGCGTGCAGCCCTGAACTCGGCCCGCGTGAAGTTCTACTACACGCCGGGCCAGGAATAG
- a CDS encoding right-handed parallel beta-helix repeat-containing protein codes for MTSRLLLSVLLLLALQPKLVPANVIQVPEEWHTIQLAINHASDGDVISVWGPPPGQSAPPYIYDENVNFGGRDLVVASRCFLPGWQGCTPTWDSVVIDGRDSGPVVTMTGSENSVVKGFTIRNGRASAGFGGGVTCNAGSILNNHILGCYSDSGGGGVYYGGWWVGDCWIEDNLIENNSAPGGGGGILVWAGHCNIHRDTVRHDTTVNRGGGIELFYHDPWGALVSSLDTSITGNVVDSNHLTGSNPEGGGILAWNWPYAARRNVVRGNDSNGIYVYSDTQQLLDLGQTYDPGLNVLTGNGDHDLVAIHNGSPVPRCNAVGNYWGYLDTHTILGRILHGSMPLNYDPVAASSKWFDVNLVPTSTCSTGVLVTGDLRVFDSLTIVKGESLEFYDHPDKTFDSGYLTELIVTGSDAVLTAVGASDDTIKFVEQTGPDAAPEWYGIRVLAHAYAQFDWCEIKRAYSGIHVERPGGRADVADSKIDSCEFAGAYGEQGSLDVSWSNVSNNEVYGVRYVTHSDSVLHCGVANCSLNYNGYAGVSIDGPATSSVLAPSQIGSNVIDAGGMTAKGIEAADNASWTSIEDNQVSACDQAGIAITSSAPGVGLNQVSGCNYSGIWLVSCSSTLLVSDNQVSGCNVVGIVLDSSSAGVVSNTVQNNTDFGIACLEGSNPKVRSNTVSQHYYGVYCDPTSEPDLGTLDDPGNNRILTDNNYWVDKLENPLHPDSVMALYNWWGTDSVDYYAPTKFEGPVIYNPWLHNDPMPGGGQQGAGAVSLRLVTGLDRLQPMPMRSMARIPFQVARAGQVALSITDATGRRVRTLVHGERGAGRYNLTWNRTDDRGRRVAAGVYFCTLDAEKRHFCRKVVLTD; via the coding sequence ATGACGTCAAGACTGTTGTTGTCGGTGCTATTGCTGTTGGCGCTACAGCCCAAGCTCGTACCGGCCAACGTGATACAGGTGCCAGAGGAGTGGCACACCATTCAGCTCGCAATAAACCACGCCAGTGATGGCGACGTAATCTCGGTTTGGGGCCCGCCGCCGGGCCAATCTGCACCGCCGTACATCTACGACGAGAATGTGAACTTCGGAGGCAGGGACCTCGTCGTTGCGAGTCGGTGCTTTCTGCCGGGGTGGCAGGGCTGCACGCCGACATGGGATTCTGTTGTCATTGACGGCAGGGATAGCGGCCCGGTCGTGACGATGACCGGTTCTGAGAACTCAGTGGTGAAGGGTTTCACGATCCGGAATGGGCGTGCCTCTGCGGGGTTTGGCGGCGGGGTTACCTGCAACGCAGGCTCCATCCTGAACAACCATATCCTTGGCTGCTATTCCGACTCGGGCGGGGGCGGCGTGTACTACGGGGGCTGGTGGGTCGGCGATTGCTGGATAGAAGACAATCTGATCGAGAACAACAGCGCCCCCGGGGGAGGCGGCGGCATCCTCGTGTGGGCCGGGCACTGCAATATCCATCGGGACACCGTCAGGCACGACACGACAGTTAATCGCGGCGGCGGTATCGAGCTGTTCTACCACGACCCTTGGGGCGCGTTGGTTTCGTCGTTGGACACCAGTATCACTGGCAATGTGGTTGACAGCAACCACCTAACCGGGTCGAATCCGGAAGGGGGCGGCATCCTGGCATGGAACTGGCCCTATGCAGCTCGCCGGAACGTGGTGAGAGGCAACGACAGCAACGGCATCTATGTGTACTCAGATACTCAGCAGCTGCTGGACTTGGGTCAGACCTACGACCCGGGTCTCAACGTCCTGACGGGAAACGGCGACCACGATCTGGTGGCCATCCACAACGGGAGTCCGGTCCCCCGCTGCAACGCGGTTGGCAACTACTGGGGCTACCTGGATACGCACACGATACTCGGGCGTATCCTGCATGGTTCAATGCCGCTGAATTACGACCCGGTGGCCGCGTCCAGCAAGTGGTTCGACGTCAATCTCGTGCCGACATCCACCTGCTCGACCGGCGTGCTGGTGACCGGCGACCTGCGGGTGTTTGATTCGCTGACGATAGTGAAAGGCGAGTCGCTCGAGTTCTACGACCATCCCGACAAGACATTCGATAGTGGATATCTTACTGAGCTAATCGTGACGGGTTCAGACGCCGTGCTGACTGCGGTCGGAGCGTCCGATGACACCATCAAGTTTGTGGAGCAGACGGGCCCTGATGCGGCGCCTGAGTGGTACGGAATCCGTGTTCTGGCGCACGCGTACGCGCAATTCGATTGGTGCGAGATCAAGCGTGCCTACAGTGGAATCCACGTTGAACGTCCGGGCGGTCGTGCGGATGTGGCGGACTCTAAGATAGACAGCTGTGAATTCGCGGGTGCCTACGGCGAGCAGGGGTCGCTGGATGTGTCGTGGAGCAACGTCTCAAACAACGAGGTTTACGGAGTCCGCTATGTGACGCACAGTGACTCGGTGCTGCACTGCGGCGTGGCGAACTGCAGCCTAAACTACAACGGCTATGCAGGCGTGTCCATAGATGGACCGGCGACCAGCAGTGTTCTGGCACCGAGCCAGATTGGGAGCAATGTGATAGATGCAGGCGGCATGACTGCAAAAGGGATTGAAGCCGCGGACAATGCAAGCTGGACCAGTATCGAGGACAATCAGGTCTCAGCGTGCGACCAGGCGGGCATTGCGATCACGTCATCCGCGCCCGGGGTGGGCTTGAATCAGGTTTCCGGTTGCAATTACTCGGGTATTTGGCTCGTGTCATGCTCGTCCACGCTTCTTGTGAGCGACAATCAGGTTTCCGGATGCAATGTCGTTGGCATTGTGCTCGATTCATCCTCGGCCGGCGTTGTGTCTAACACCGTGCAGAATAACACCGACTTCGGTATCGCTTGCCTTGAAGGGTCGAATCCGAAGGTCCGGTCGAATACAGTGAGCCAGCATTACTATGGGGTGTATTGCGACCCAACGTCGGAACCCGATCTTGGGACTTTGGATGACCCAGGCAACAACCGTATCCTGACGGACAACAACTACTGGGTTGACAAATTGGAGAACCCGCTGCACCCGGACTCGGTGATGGCCCTGTACAACTGGTGGGGCACCGACAGCGTTGACTATTACGCGCCAACGAAGTTCGAAGGTCCCGTCATCTACAACCCCTGGCTGCACAACGACCCGATGCCGGGCGGCGGACAGCAGGGCGCGGGCGCGGTGTCGCTGCGCCTTGTGACCGGGCTGGACCGGCTGCAGCCGATGCCGATGAGAAGCATGGCACGTATTCCCTTTCAGGTCGCTCGTGCCGGGCAGGTAGCGCTCAGCATCACGGATGCAACTGGCCGTCGGGTACGCACGTTGGTGCACGGTGAACGCGGGGCCGGGCGGTACAACCTGACATGGAATCGCACCGACGACCGTGGAAGACGAGTTGCGGCCGGGGTCTACTTCTGCACGCTCGACGCTGAGAAGCGACACTTCTGCCGGAAGGTCGTGCTTACGGACTAG
- a CDS encoding sulfurtransferase: protein MNRPLCLRRHSSLLTFVAMTLLAAGVAAGAPSDLMKTTDWLQTNMGRPDVRIIDLRQGIEYYWQAHVPGAVHLYPDALEWPENGVPSKPLPPEMFAQLLGRMGITDTTTVVPYSEVIDSLSPYLTWMLDYVGHKRQALIAGELNKWRAEGRPLTQDFPKIQTTVYQLPAKLNEGIRVSMTDVKAALGDKKTVILDVRGPAMFSGDAGYTKRRGHIPGAINRPWLKDLTADYTWRDPAELKKEYEALGVTPDKRIIIYCSKGYRSTTTYVTLKHVLGYPNVAVYDGSFSEWSEATDTPVATGPK, encoded by the coding sequence ATGAATAGACCATTGTGCCTACGCCGGCACTCTTCGCTGTTGACGTTCGTCGCCATGACGTTGCTGGCGGCTGGAGTGGCCGCCGGTGCGCCATCCGACCTGATGAAGACGACCGACTGGCTGCAGACCAACATGGGCCGGCCGGATGTCCGAATCATCGACCTGCGCCAGGGAATCGAGTACTACTGGCAGGCTCACGTACCGGGCGCAGTCCACCTCTACCCCGACGCGCTGGAATGGCCCGAGAACGGCGTGCCGTCCAAGCCGCTGCCGCCGGAGATGTTCGCCCAGTTATTGGGCCGCATGGGTATCACCGACACCACTACGGTCGTGCCCTATTCGGAGGTAATCGACTCGCTGTCACCTTACCTGACCTGGATGCTCGACTACGTAGGACACAAGCGACAGGCGCTGATTGCGGGCGAACTCAACAAGTGGCGCGCAGAGGGACGGCCTCTGACTCAGGACTTCCCGAAAATCCAGACTACCGTCTACCAGTTGCCGGCGAAACTGAACGAGGGCATCCGGGTGAGTATGACCGACGTCAAGGCGGCGCTGGGCGACAAGAAAACCGTCATTCTCGATGTGCGCGGGCCGGCCATGTTCAGCGGCGACGCCGGCTACACCAAGCGGCGCGGACACATTCCCGGCGCCATAAACCGGCCATGGCTGAAGGACCTCACCGCGGACTACACCTGGCGCGACCCGGCCGAACTCAAGAAGGAATACGAGGCGCTCGGCGTTACGCCCGACAAGAGAATCATCATCTACTGCAGCAAGGGCTACCGTTCGACGACCACCTACGTTACGCTCAAGCACGTGCTTGGATACCCGAACGTGGCGGTCTACGACGGCAGCTTCAGCGAGTGGTCGGAGGCCACGGACACGCCGGTCGCGACCGGACCTAAGTAA
- a CDS encoding ABC transporter ATP-binding protein, translated as MKNGVVISTDKLVRKFHVGRSELVALKEVSLEFRRGEFAGLVGPSGSGKTTLLNIIGTLDTPTSGSATVLGEQVEKLSPVQAASLRSHQIGFIFQTFNLLPVYTAYENVEFPLLLLGLSSAERRKKVTDALEWVGLADRANSKPTQLSGGESQRVAIARAVVKRPELVLADEPTANLDADNSHKILQTMVGLNRDLGTTFIFATHDEKVIRYLRRKITLVDGRVASDVLQEGQTGRDMTQLSSIGIVSQAGTERSTSSS; from the coding sequence GTGAAGAATGGCGTCGTGATCAGCACCGACAAGCTGGTCAGGAAGTTCCATGTCGGCCGGTCGGAACTGGTGGCGCTGAAAGAAGTGAGCCTCGAGTTCCGGCGGGGCGAGTTTGCCGGGCTGGTCGGGCCTTCGGGCTCGGGCAAGACCACGTTGCTCAACATCATCGGCACGCTCGATACGCCGACCTCGGGCAGCGCCACGGTGCTGGGCGAGCAAGTCGAGAAGCTTTCGCCGGTTCAGGCGGCCTCCCTGCGCTCGCATCAAATCGGCTTCATCTTCCAGACCTTCAACCTGCTGCCCGTATACACCGCGTATGAGAATGTCGAGTTCCCGCTGCTGCTCCTCGGCCTGTCCTCGGCTGAGCGGCGCAAGAAGGTCACCGACGCGCTCGAATGGGTAGGGCTTGCCGACCGGGCGAACTCGAAGCCGACTCAACTCTCGGGCGGGGAGAGTCAGCGCGTAGCGATTGCCCGCGCGGTCGTGAAACGGCCCGAGCTGGTGCTCGCCGACGAGCCGACCGCGAACCTCGACGCGGACAACTCGCACAAGATACTACAGACAATGGTCGGGCTGAATCGGGACCTCGGAACGACCTTCATCTTCGCAACCCACGACGAGAAGGTCATCCGTTACCTGCGGCGGAAGATAACGCTCGTCGACGGCCGGGTCGCGTCCGACGTGCTCCAGGAAGGTCAGACCGGCAGGGACATGACCCAATTGTCCTCAATTGGGATCGTGTCCCAAGCCGGGACGGAACGTTCCACAAGCAGCTCATGA
- a CDS encoding FtsX-like permease family protein produces MTLFRLAIRNLRGAGIRTWLNAIALSFAFVAIIFGQGMLQGMNRQVEDASTAFEYGGGQYWQENYDPFNPLTLDDAHASLPPVLESLTRAGKAAPELIIAGTIYPQGRIRPVLVKGIDAGQRVLALPTGALGDTTEALPVLIGNRTAASTGLAVGDQLTVEWRDADGAFDARDGRVVEVMNTSLASVDNSQIWVPLDTLQRLAGMPGQATIVTLAKALRKAPAVQGWKLRTPAYLLSDLRQVIQSKTIGQTIMFTILFLLAMLAIFDTQVLSIFRRRREIGMLIALGMTRAQVIVMFTLEGALHSVLAAILGLVYGSPLFYYLHHNGFAIPGGESWGFALGNKMYPAFTAGLILGTTLLVFVVTTFVAWLPTRRIAKLRPTDALAGRGA; encoded by the coding sequence ATGACCCTGTTTCGTCTTGCAATCCGCAACCTGCGCGGAGCCGGCATCCGCACCTGGCTCAACGCGATCGCCCTGTCCTTCGCCTTCGTGGCCATCATCTTCGGTCAGGGGATGCTACAGGGCATGAACCGGCAGGTGGAAGATGCCTCGACCGCCTTTGAGTATGGCGGCGGTCAGTACTGGCAGGAGAATTACGACCCCTTCAACCCGCTTACCCTCGACGACGCGCATGCCTCGCTGCCGCCCGTGCTTGAATCGCTCACGCGGGCAGGCAAGGCAGCACCCGAGCTCATCATCGCCGGGACCATTTACCCTCAGGGACGCATCCGGCCGGTCCTGGTCAAGGGCATTGACGCGGGCCAGAGAGTGCTGGCTCTGCCCACCGGCGCGCTGGGCGATACGACCGAGGCTTTGCCCGTCCTCATCGGGAACAGAACCGCGGCCTCAACCGGGCTCGCCGTCGGCGACCAGCTTACGGTCGAGTGGCGCGACGCCGATGGTGCTTTCGATGCGCGCGACGGCCGCGTGGTTGAGGTAATGAACACCAGCCTCGCAAGTGTGGACAACAGCCAGATCTGGGTGCCGCTGGATACGCTGCAGCGCCTGGCCGGGATGCCGGGGCAGGCGACCATTGTCACGCTGGCGAAGGCTCTGCGCAAAGCGCCAGCGGTGCAGGGCTGGAAGCTCCGGACGCCTGCGTACCTCTTGTCCGACCTGCGGCAGGTAATACAGTCGAAGACGATAGGGCAGACGATAATGTTCACGATTCTCTTCCTGCTCGCGATGCTCGCCATCTTCGATACGCAGGTGCTCTCGATCTTCCGGCGGCGGCGGGAAATCGGGATGCTCATCGCCCTGGGCATGACCCGAGCCCAGGTCATCGTCATGTTCACGCTCGAAGGCGCGCTCCACAGCGTCCTTGCCGCTATTCTGGGCCTCGTGTACGGGTCGCCGCTCTTCTACTACCTTCATCACAACGGCTTCGCCATTCCGGGCGGCGAGTCATGGGGATTTGCTCTAGGCAACAAGATGTACCCCGCGTTCACCGCCGGCCTGATACTTGGCACGACGCTGCTCGTGTTCGTGGTCACCACGTTCGTCGCGTGGCTGCCGACCCGCCGGATAGCCAAGCTCAGGCCCACAGACGCGCTGGCCGGACGCGGAGCATGA
- a CDS encoding FtsX-like permease family protein: MLGFLAKGLFRDRSRSLFPLLTVAIGVMLVVVMDSYLRGVTDSMFNTTASFVSGHLRVATRAYARAGVDASNELALLGLDSTMQGLRRDFPKVTWTARTPFGGLLDVPDSADETRVQSPVVGLGVDLSQRSPELGILRLKQSLASGRLPSAPGEVLLSDDFAHQLGVGPGDKVTLISSTMNGSMATWNFTLSGTVRFGISAMDRGAMIADLKDVQQALDMPDAADEVLGFLPGNAYDDKLALGLAARYNAASADTGQYAPVMEPMRTASGLGSMFDLVNAASALIIAIFVTAMTVVLWNAGLMGSLRRYGEIGVRLAIGESKGAVYRSLLAEALLVGLVGSAIGTAVGLGISLYMQDVGINISGMMSHATMVIDNVVRGRVTPRSFFIGFLPGLLATFFGAAISGTGVYKRQTAMLAKELGS; encoded by the coding sequence GTGCTAGGCTTCCTCGCCAAGGGCCTTTTCCGCGACCGGTCGCGGAGCCTCTTCCCGCTCCTCACCGTCGCCATCGGCGTTATGCTCGTGGTCGTGATGGACAGCTACCTGCGCGGCGTGACCGATTCGATGTTCAATACGACGGCGAGCTTTGTCAGCGGCCATCTGCGTGTGGCCACCCGGGCCTACGCCAGGGCCGGGGTCGATGCGTCCAACGAACTCGCCCTGCTCGGGCTGGATAGCACGATGCAGGGGCTGAGGCGCGACTTCCCGAAAGTGACCTGGACCGCGCGCACGCCGTTCGGCGGGTTACTCGACGTGCCCGATTCGGCCGACGAGACTCGCGTGCAGTCGCCCGTTGTCGGGCTCGGCGTTGACCTGTCCCAACGAAGTCCGGAACTGGGGATACTCAGGCTCAAGCAGTCGCTCGCCTCGGGAAGGCTGCCATCCGCGCCCGGCGAGGTGCTTCTGTCCGACGATTTCGCGCACCAGCTCGGGGTCGGGCCGGGCGACAAAGTCACGCTCATCTCTTCAACGATGAACGGCAGCATGGCAACCTGGAACTTCACCTTGTCCGGGACCGTCCGATTCGGCATCAGCGCAATGGACCGGGGTGCGATGATTGCGGACTTGAAGGACGTTCAGCAGGCGCTCGACATGCCCGACGCCGCCGACGAGGTGCTGGGTTTTCTTCCCGGCAACGCCTATGACGACAAGCTGGCCCTGGGGCTGGCCGCGAGGTACAACGCCGCCAGCGCGGATACGGGCCAGTACGCCCCGGTCATGGAACCGATGCGCACGGCCAGCGGGCTCGGGTCGATGTTCGACCTGGTGAATGCGGCCTCGGCGCTTATCATAGCGATATTCGTTACGGCGATGACCGTCGTTCTCTGGAACGCGGGTCTGATGGGCAGTCTGCGCCGCTACGGCGAGATCGGCGTCAGGCTCGCCATCGGCGAGTCGAAAGGGGCGGTCTATCGTTCGCTCCTAGCCGAGGCGCTTCTCGTCGGGCTGGTCGGGTCGGCAATCGGCACCGCGGTCGGGCTGGGTATCAGCCTCTACATGCAGGACGTGGGGATCAACATATCAGGGATGATGTCCCACGCCACGATGGTGATTGACAACGTCGTCCGCGGCCGCGTCACGCCGAGGAGCTTCTTCATCGGTTTCCTGCCCGGCCTGCTCGCCACCTTCTTCGGCGCAGCGATCTCGGGTACGGGCGTGTACAAACGCCAGACGGCGATGCTGGCCAAAGAGTTAGGAAGTTAG
- a CDS encoding outer membrane lipoprotein-sorting protein, whose amino-acid sequence MSREETIRLKAYLCSSVFICGLFSFAVAAETPTGESILNKVDANNYSDTRVAVAQMVIHLARNTRTVRAKSWVKGSDNSFTEFLYPPRDAGTKMLKLGDDLWTYTPETDRIIKISGQMLRQSVMGSDLSYEDMMEDRKLIDEYDASVTGSDTVRGRPCWVVELTAKTPDVSYHSRMVWVDKERYVPLRENRFAKSGMLLKTTEVDSVSRRQGRWVADRITFKDALKTGAGTEFVVDSIQFNVPIPDYIFSKASLKK is encoded by the coding sequence ATGAGTAGGGAAGAGACCATCCGGCTCAAGGCATATCTGTGTTCATCAGTGTTCATCTGTGGTTTGTTCTCCTTCGCCGTCGCCGCCGAGACGCCGACGGGCGAGTCGATACTGAACAAGGTAGATGCGAACAACTACTCGGATACGCGCGTCGCTGTAGCGCAGATGGTCATCCACCTCGCCCGCAATACACGGACGGTACGGGCCAAGTCCTGGGTCAAGGGCTCGGACAATTCGTTCACCGAGTTCCTCTACCCGCCCCGGGACGCTGGCACCAAAATGCTCAAGCTCGGGGACGACCTCTGGACGTACACGCCGGAAACCGACCGGATCATCAAGATATCAGGGCAGATGCTTAGGCAATCGGTCATGGGTTCGGACCTGTCGTACGAGGACATGATGGAAGACCGGAAGCTGATTGACGAGTACGACGCCAGCGTGACCGGCAGCGACACGGTGCGCGGAAGGCCGTGTTGGGTAGTGGAGCTGACCGCCAAGACGCCGGATGTCAGCTATCACTCACGCATGGTGTGGGTAGACAAAGAGCGATACGTGCCCCTGCGAGAGAACCGCTTTGCCAAGAGCGGTATGTTGCTCAAGACCACTGAAGTGGATAGCGTCTCACGGCGTCAAGGCCGCTGGGTTGCGGACCGGATTACCTTCAAGGACGCGCTCAAGACCGGCGCCGGGACCGAGTTCGTGGTCGATTCAATCCAGTTTAACGTGCCGATTCCCGACTACATCTTTTCCAAGGCCTCGCTCAAGAAGTAG